In Clostridium sp. JN-1, one genomic interval encodes:
- a CDS encoding ribosomal-processing cysteine protease Prp gives MVDIEFVKKSSNFVSARLKGHAESTNQEFDMVCSAISVISQTILIGMLEVLKVDAEYSIDDGFLSFSIEKLSDDDIKKCQVLIKTMLLGLKNLEISYGKYIKISVKEV, from the coding sequence ATGGTTGATATAGAATTTGTAAAGAAATCTAGCAACTTTGTTTCGGCTAGATTAAAAGGTCATGCCGAATCAACTAATCAAGAATTTGATATGGTGTGCAGTGCCATTTCAGTTATATCTCAAACTATTTTGATTGGTATGTTAGAAGTTTTAAAAGTTGATGCTGAATATTCAATAGATGATGGCTTTTTAAGTTTTTCTATTGAAAAGTTGTCAGATGATGATATAAAAAAGTGTCAAGTACTTATAAAGACTATGTTGTTAGGTTTGAAAAATCTTGAAATAAGTTATGGAAAATATATAAAGATTAGTGTAAAGGAGGTGTAG
- the rpmA gene encoding 50S ribosomal protein L27 yields the protein MLLINLQLFAHKKGVGSSRNGRDSESKRLGTKCADGQFVLAGNILVRQRGTKIHPGDNVGKGGDDTLFAKVDGVVKYERVGKSKKKASVYPVDVEKVAAEIAE from the coding sequence ATGTTACTAATAAACCTTCAGTTATTTGCTCATAAAAAAGGGGTAGGTAGCTCAAGAAACGGAAGAGATAGTGAATCAAAGAGACTTGGAACTAAATGTGCAGACGGACAATTTGTTTTAGCTGGAAATATATTGGTTAGACAAAGGGGAACAAAGATCCATCCAGGAGATAATGTTGGAAAGGGTGGAGATGATACTTTATTTGCAAAAGTAGATGGAGTAGTTAAATACGAAAGAGTAGGAAAAAGCAAAAAGAAAGCTAGCGTTTATCCTGTAGATGTTGAAAAAGTAGCAGCAGAAATAGCAGAATAG
- a CDS encoding Spo0B domain-containing protein yields MDDITKCIDLMRKQRHDFMNDFQIIYGYLQINDVDRAVNYLEKLSKENIVISSIYALGDNYFGFCFEQNIKSIIQKEYSVEANVEIEKFYKKFFEKDYIKKNNLVKNIFSSFENNSVKYIYIYIFEDKLGQSFLISNNESLIDELNWMENWDSMDVGIEELKLHKCSYENNLGYRVTFLL; encoded by the coding sequence ATGGACGATATTACTAAGTGCATTGATCTTATGAGAAAGCAGCGTCATGATTTTATGAATGATTTTCAAATTATATATGGATATTTACAAATTAATGATGTTGATAGGGCAGTTAATTACTTGGAAAAGCTAAGTAAAGAAAATATAGTTATAAGTTCTATATATGCATTAGGAGACAATTATTTTGGATTTTGTTTCGAGCAAAATATAAAGTCTATTATACAAAAAGAATATTCAGTAGAAGCCAATGTAGAAATAGAGAAATTTTACAAGAAATTTTTTGAAAAAGATTATATCAAAAAAAATAATTTAGTAAAGAATATATTTAGTAGTTTTGAAAATAATAGCGTTAAGTATATTTATATATATATTTTTGAAGACAAACTAGGGCAAAGTTTTCTCATATCGAATAATGAAAGTTTGATTGATGAATTAAATTGGATGGAAAATTGGGACTCTATGGATGTAGGTATTGAAGAACTAAAATTACATAAATGTAGTTATGAAAATAATTTAGGATATAGGGTTACATTTTTATTATAA
- the obgE gene encoding GTPase ObgE produces the protein MFVDTARIFVKSGDGGDGSISFRREKYVPFGGPDGGDGGRGGDVVLVASSNMTTLLDFAYRKKYKAEDGGNGSGSKCFGKNGENLYIKVPIGTVVRDVNTNKIMADLSHNEDKCIVAKGGRSGRGNVRFTTSTRQAPDFAEPGMPGEERLISLELKVLADVGLVGFPNVGKSTLLSVVTKAKPKIANYHFTTLNPNLGVVDIPKITSFVIADIPGIIEGASEGVGLGIQFLRHIERTRLLIHVVDISGVEGRDPFEDFLKINEELKKYDVKLWDRPQIIAANKADMLYDEQAFQDFKQKVSKLGYDKVFKISAATKQGVDELMKEAARMLSLIPITDTEIPENEKFVPEEKRFTYTIRKEEDMYIVEGSFVDRLLASVNVNDADDLRYFHKVLKNKGVLNELKDMGIKDGDTVVLNDFQFEYML, from the coding sequence GTGTTTGTTGATACAGCAAGGATATTTGTAAAATCAGGTGATGGTGGGGATGGATCTATTTCTTTTAGAAGAGAAAAATATGTTCCATTTGGAGGACCTGATGGTGGTGATGGAGGCAGAGGCGGCGATGTTGTATTAGTTGCAAGTTCTAATATGACAACACTTTTGGATTTTGCATATAGGAAAAAATATAAAGCAGAAGATGGTGGAAATGGTTCTGGCTCTAAGTGTTTTGGAAAAAATGGAGAAAATTTATATATAAAAGTTCCAATTGGAACTGTAGTAAGAGATGTGAATACAAATAAAATAATGGCAGATTTATCACATAATGAAGATAAGTGTATAGTAGCCAAAGGCGGCAGAAGTGGAAGAGGGAATGTTAGATTTACTACTTCTACAAGGCAAGCACCTGATTTTGCAGAGCCTGGAATGCCTGGAGAAGAAAGGCTTATATCTTTAGAACTAAAAGTCCTTGCTGATGTAGGATTAGTTGGATTTCCAAACGTAGGGAAGTCTACTTTGCTGTCTGTAGTAACTAAAGCAAAACCTAAAATAGCAAATTACCATTTTACTACTCTAAATCCTAATTTGGGAGTAGTTGATATTCCGAAGATAACAAGTTTTGTAATAGCCGATATTCCTGGAATAATAGAAGGTGCTTCAGAGGGTGTTGGATTAGGTATTCAATTTTTGAGACATATTGAAAGAACTAGGTTGTTAATTCATGTTGTCGATATTTCTGGAGTAGAAGGAAGAGATCCATTTGAGGACTTTTTAAAGATAAATGAAGAGTTGAAAAAGTATGATGTAAAATTGTGGGATAGACCTCAGATAATTGCTGCAAATAAGGCTGATATGCTGTATGACGAACAAGCATTTCAAGACTTTAAACAAAAAGTTTCAAAATTAGGATATGATAAAGTATTTAAGATATCTGCTGCTACAAAACAAGGCGTAGATGAGCTTATGAAAGAAGCAGCTAGAATGCTAAGCTTAATTCCTATTACAGATACTGAAATACCAGAGAATGAAAAGTTTGTACCTGAGGAAAAAAGATTTACATATACAATAAGAAAAGAAGAGGATATGTATATTGTAGAGGGAAGTTTTGTAGACAGATTGCTTGCAAGTGTAAATGTAAATGATGCAGATGATTTAAGATACTTCCACAAGGTACTTAAAAATAAGGGAGTACTTAATGAACTTAAAGATATGGGAATAAAAGATGGGGATACCGTAGTTTTAAATGACTTCCAATTTGAATATATGTTGTAA
- the nadD gene encoding nicotinate-nucleotide adenylyltransferase — MIKKAIFGGTFDPIHNGHLHIAYEALYKLDLDKVIFVPSSNPPHKLDENITEVNLRYEMVKMAVSQEKSFCVSDYEIKNDNLSYTYKTLEYFNELEKDTKWYFITGVDCLMDIEGWKNYEQVLKLCNFVTFNRPGYLIDDIKRKKYELEKKYDSNIIFLDIPLLDISSTNIRKLIQMDRNVSYLLPCNVYNMIKKLGLYKNK; from the coding sequence ATGATTAAAAAGGCTATTTTTGGAGGCACTTTTGATCCTATTCACAATGGACATTTACATATAGCCTACGAAGCTTTATATAAATTAGATTTAGATAAAGTTATATTTGTACCTTCTAGCAATCCACCGCATAAATTAGATGAAAATATAACAGAAGTAAACTTAAGATATGAAATGGTAAAAATGGCTGTAAGCCAAGAAAAGAGCTTTTGCGTAAGTGACTATGAAATAAAGAATGATAATTTGAGCTATACGTATAAAACTCTTGAATATTTCAATGAATTAGAAAAAGATACAAAGTGGTATTTTATAACTGGTGTGGATTGTCTTATGGACATAGAAGGTTGGAAAAACTATGAACAAGTTTTAAAATTATGTAATTTTGTAACCTTTAATAGACCAGGATATTTAATAGATGATATAAAAAGAAAAAAATATGAGTTGGAAAAAAAGTATGATAGTAATATAATATTTTTAGATATACCTCTCTTAGATATATCTTCAACTAACATAAGAAAGTTAATACAAATGGATAGAAATGTAAGTTACTTATTACCATGTAATGTTTATAACATGATAAAAAAATTAGGCTTATATAAAAATAAATAG
- the yqeK gene encoding bis(5'-nucleosyl)-tetraphosphatase (symmetrical) YqeK, with the protein MWSEDQIIDYLKDNLKDARYEHSLSVRDTAVKLAEIYGADIEKARIAGLSHDCAKNMSNDDLLSIALSHNINVDNVYKENPKLLHGFIGAVVAKEKMGIEDEEILSSIAYHTTGKRDMNLLEKIIYIADYVEPLRNFPGVDNLRKEVTYDLNKAMLMAFNNTIKYVIEKEQLLHVNTIEGRNYILYNSK; encoded by the coding sequence GTGTGGAGTGAAGATCAAATCATAGATTATTTAAAAGATAATCTTAAAGATGCAAGGTATGAACATAGTTTAAGTGTAAGAGATACTGCAGTTAAACTTGCAGAAATTTATGGCGCAGATATTGAAAAGGCTAGGATTGCTGGTCTCTCACATGATTGTGCTAAGAACATGAGTAATGATGATTTATTAAGTATAGCACTTTCGCATAATATAAATGTGGATAATGTATATAAGGAAAATCCAAAGTTATTACATGGATTTATTGGTGCTGTGGTTGCAAAAGAAAAAATGGGAATAGAAGATGAAGAGATTTTAAGTTCAATTGCATATCATACAACCGGAAAAAGGGATATGAATCTTCTTGAAAAAATTATATACATAGCAGATTATGTAGAACCATTAAGAAATTTTCCGGGAGTAGATAATTTGAGAAAAGAAGTTACATATGACTTAAATAAGGCAATGCTTATGGCTTTTAACAATACAATCAAATATGTCATTGAAAAAGAGCAACTTCTTCACGTAAATACTATAGAAGGAAGAAATTACATATTGTATAACAGCAAATAA
- a CDS encoding RidA family protein, translating to MKKEIISTNKAPGAVGPYSQAVKAGNFLFTSGQIPLDPSTGELVSGDVKKAAERSLENIKALLEEAGTSFDKVVKTTVYVKNMSDFGAVNEVYAKYFQKDMPARSCVEVKLPKDALVEVEVIALLD from the coding sequence ATGAAAAAAGAAATAATAAGTACAAATAAGGCACCAGGAGCTGTTGGACCTTATTCACAAGCTGTTAAGGCAGGAAATTTTTTATTTACATCAGGTCAAATACCACTAGATCCATCAACTGGTGAATTGGTATCAGGTGACGTAAAAAAAGCTGCAGAAAGATCTTTAGAGAACATAAAAGCTTTACTAGAGGAGGCAGGTACATCTTTTGATAAAGTTGTAAAAACAACTGTCTATGTAAAGAATATGAGTGATTTTGGAGCTGTAAATGAAGTTTATGCAAAGTATTTCCAAAAGGATATGCCAGCTAGATCTTGTGTAGAAGTAAAACTTCCAAAAGATGCACTAGTTGAAGTTGAAGTAATTGCACTTTTAGACTAG
- a CDS encoding RluA family pseudouridine synthase, whose amino-acid sequence MQENSLIFEVDKYNEGTKLRQYLKTVCKLSSRLIKGAALDKRIMVNNEVVRLNYVVKANDKINIDLPKKEEQNIEPEKMDIDVVYEDMDIIVVNKRPGMVVHPTKSYQSGTLANGLLYYFRENGEQCIVRLVSRLDMNTSGLIIVAKNQFSHMALSRDMHSDDFEKSYLAVVHGNLPKKSGVIDLPIYKTEDGSIKRVVDERGQKSITCYEVVNSFNGGDLVKLTLKTGRTHQIRVHMSHIGYPLYGDDLYCNEDDTKYINRQALHAYKLKFPHPRTGKELSLEIGLPEDIKSLIDKIKF is encoded by the coding sequence ATGCAGGAAAATAGTCTTATATTTGAGGTTGATAAATATAACGAGGGTACGAAATTAAGGCAATATTTAAAAACTGTATGTAAGTTATCAAGCAGACTTATAAAAGGTGCAGCATTGGATAAAAGAATAATGGTAAATAATGAAGTTGTAAGACTTAATTATGTTGTAAAGGCAAATGATAAGATAAACATTGATTTACCTAAAAAGGAAGAACAAAATATAGAACCTGAAAAGATGGATATAGATGTCGTATATGAAGATATGGATATTATAGTTGTAAATAAGAGACCTGGAATGGTTGTACACCCTACTAAGAGCTACCAAAGTGGTACGCTGGCAAATGGTCTTCTTTATTACTTTAGGGAAAATGGAGAACAATGTATAGTTAGATTGGTAAGCAGATTGGATATGAATACTTCAGGTCTTATCATAGTTGCAAAGAATCAATTTTCACATATGGCATTATCTCGAGATATGCACAGCGATGATTTTGAGAAGAGTTATCTTGCAGTAGTGCATGGTAATCTGCCGAAAAAGAGTGGAGTAATTGATCTTCCAATTTATAAAACTGAAGATGGAAGTATAAAAAGAGTTGTAGATGAAAGAGGACAAAAAAGTATAACTTGTTATGAAGTTGTTAATAGCTTTAACGGCGGAGACTTGGTAAAGCTTACATTAAAGACAGGTAGAACACATCAAATAAGAGTGCATATGTCGCACATTGGATATCCTCTTTATGGAGATGATTTATATTGTAATGAAGACGATACAAAGTACATAAACAGGCAGGCACTTCATGCTTACAAGTTAAAATTTCCTCATCCAAGAACAGGAAAAGAATTGAGCTTAGAAATAGGACTGCCAGAAGATATAAAAAGTTTAATAGATAAAATAAAATTTTGA
- a CDS encoding D-alanyl-D-alanine carboxypeptidase family protein: MKKFLTFFVCFFIVFAELSYKVQANNDPPSVSADSAVIMDAATGTLLYGKNEDAAYPPASTTKLMTALLTLESCNLDDVVTIGKNPPLADGSKIYLYEGEEIKVRDLLYGLMLVSGNDCAEALAEYISGSCDKFAVAMNKRALELGCKDTNFVNPSGLFNDKHKTSARDLALIMRELSKKPDYVKIAATSFYSIPSTNKFPHARPLWNENKLIQKSSNFYYPGCIGGKTGYTVQSFHSYVACATRNGRTLIVALLHDKNKTFFPDSIALFNYGFDNFDWVKLYSKGDLVTTYNNRGLTVPLLAASDFYYIKSKTDNHIPNFKLKNQNLNLKFFNKGDTVAAGNILLNNKSIGTLNLKSGTDHNFKQAMQSTLIPGLHVKLTYLIPAGLIILGAAVYTFKKFHLSK, translated from the coding sequence ATGAAAAAATTTTTAACCTTTTTTGTATGTTTTTTTATAGTATTTGCAGAACTTTCTTATAAAGTTCAAGCAAATAACGATCCACCATCTGTATCAGCAGACAGTGCAGTTATTATGGATGCGGCAACAGGAACTCTTTTATATGGGAAAAATGAAGATGCTGCTTATCCACCAGCCTCTACTACAAAATTAATGACAGCACTTTTAACATTGGAAAGCTGTAATTTAGATGATGTTGTAACAATTGGTAAAAACCCTCCACTAGCTGATGGAAGTAAAATTTATCTATATGAAGGTGAAGAAATAAAGGTAAGAGATCTTTTATATGGACTTATGTTAGTTTCCGGTAATGATTGTGCCGAAGCACTTGCCGAATACATCAGTGGTTCATGTGATAAATTTGCAGTTGCAATGAATAAAAGAGCCCTTGAATTAGGATGTAAAGATACAAATTTCGTAAATCCAAGTGGTTTATTTAATGATAAACATAAAACTTCAGCGAGAGATTTAGCACTTATAATGAGGGAACTTTCAAAAAAACCTGACTATGTAAAAATTGCTGCTACTAGTTTTTACTCGATACCATCAACAAATAAATTTCCTCATGCAAGACCACTTTGGAATGAAAATAAATTAATACAAAAGTCATCTAATTTTTATTATCCTGGTTGTATTGGCGGTAAAACTGGATATACGGTTCAATCATTTCATTCTTATGTAGCTTGTGCAACGCGAAACGGCAGAACACTTATAGTTGCTTTGTTACATGATAAGAATAAGACCTTTTTTCCAGATTCTATAGCCTTGTTCAATTATGGTTTTGACAACTTTGATTGGGTAAAATTATATTCAAAAGGCGATTTAGTAACTACATACAATAATAGAGGCTTGACAGTTCCACTTTTAGCAGCTTCTGATTTTTACTATATAAAATCAAAGACAGATAATCATATACCTAACTTTAAATTAAAAAATCAAAACTTGAATTTAAAATTTTTCAATAAGGGTGATACTGTCGCAGCTGGAAATATTCTTTTAAATAACAAAAGCATAGGAACGCTAAATTTAAAAAGTGGTACAGACCATAATTTTAAACAAGCAATGCAGTCAACATTAATCCCAGGGTTACATGTTAAATTAACGTACTTAATTCCTGCTGGATTAATAATTTTAGGAGCAGCAGTATATACTTTTAAAAAATTTCATCTTTCAAAATAA
- a CDS encoding helix-hairpin-helix domain-containing protein — protein MDKKKKIIGSVVILVIFLTFLIAGYFISKPSKEVNTKEVFNEISTDKSVNHNEENKSITAYINGEVKNPGVYKMKSDSRIQDLVKAAGGSTESANTLKLNLAKKLKDEDYIYVEKKTNTPSDLQVQSSTGSSTGSSSDNQKININSASKEELKKIPGIGDITAQKIIDYREENGGFKTIQDLKKVGRIGDKTLEKIKDKIDVS, from the coding sequence ATAGATAAAAAGAAAAAAATAATAGGTTCTGTAGTTATTTTAGTTATATTTTTAACCTTTTTAATAGCAGGCTATTTTATATCAAAACCAAGCAAAGAGGTTAATACCAAAGAGGTTTTTAATGAGATTTCGACTGACAAAAGTGTTAATCATAACGAGGAAAATAAGAGTATAACTGCCTATATAAACGGCGAAGTAAAAAATCCAGGTGTATATAAGATGAAATCTGATAGTAGAATTCAAGACTTGGTTAAAGCTGCAGGCGGATCTACTGAAAGTGCAAATACATTAAAATTAAATTTAGCTAAAAAGTTAAAAGATGAAGATTATATATATGTAGAAAAGAAGACAAATACTCCAAGTGATCTACAAGTTCAGTCTTCTACAGGAAGTTCAACCGGAAGTTCAAGTGATAATCAAAAGATTAATATAAATTCAGCATCAAAGGAAGAACTTAAAAAAATTCCTGGAATAGGAGATATAACGGCTCAGAAAATAATAGATTATAGGGAGGAAAATGGGGGATTTAAGACTATTCAAGACCTTAAAAAGGTTGGCAGAATTGGTGATAAGACATTAGAAAAGATAAAAGACAAGATAGATGTTAGTTAA
- the selD gene encoding selenide, water dikinase SelD, which produces MSISTKLTELTRTSGUAAKIGPETLSNILNKIPKMHDENLIVGIETSDDAAVYKLNDDTAVIQTLDFFTPVVDDPYTFGQIAAANSLSDVYAMGGIPKVALNIVCFPSCLSTDVLGEILRGGADKVIESGAVVIGGHTVDDNEPKYGLSVMGTVNPNKILRNYGSKVGDIVIVTKPLGTGIVNAAIKGKVVSESAYIEAVKIMSALNKYAGEIIAKHDITACTDITGFGLMGHSYEMASASNVTLKLHSSNIPYIKEAEEYAKMGLVPAGCYNNRKHIDGKFEFKNVPEWIQDITFDPQTSGGLMITCSEKEGSKIMGELSGLELKSSIIGEVIPKQDNKFLIVD; this is translated from the coding sequence ATGTCTATAAGCACAAAACTTACAGAGCTCACAAGGACCTCTGGATGAGCTGCTAAAATAGGGCCGGAGACCCTTTCAAATATATTAAATAAAATACCTAAAATGCATGATGAAAATTTGATAGTTGGTATTGAAACATCAGATGATGCTGCAGTTTATAAATTAAATGATGATACAGCTGTAATACAAACACTGGATTTTTTTACTCCGGTAGTTGATGATCCATATACTTTTGGACAAATAGCAGCAGCTAACTCATTGAGTGATGTGTATGCCATGGGAGGAATACCAAAAGTAGCACTTAATATTGTTTGCTTTCCATCGTGTTTATCAACAGATGTTTTAGGTGAAATTTTAAGAGGTGGAGCTGACAAGGTAATAGAATCAGGGGCAGTAGTTATAGGAGGTCATACTGTTGATGATAATGAGCCTAAATATGGTTTGTCTGTAATGGGAACTGTAAATCCAAACAAGATACTTAGAAATTATGGCTCAAAGGTTGGGGACATAGTTATAGTTACAAAGCCGCTTGGAACAGGTATAGTAAATGCTGCTATAAAGGGTAAAGTAGTTTCGGAAAGTGCATATATTGAAGCTGTAAAGATTATGTCTGCCTTAAATAAGTATGCTGGGGAAATAATAGCAAAGCATGATATTACAGCATGTACAGATATAACTGGTTTTGGACTAATGGGACATTCGTACGAAATGGCGTCTGCATCCAATGTTACATTAAAACTTCATTCAAGTAATATACCATATATAAAAGAAGCAGAAGAATATGCAAAGATGGGTCTTGTACCAGCAGGATGCTATAATAATAGAAAACATATAGATGGAAAATTTGAATTTAAAAACGTACCTGAATGGATTCAAGATATCACGTTTGATCCACAAACTTCCGGCGGACTCATGATTACATGTTCTGAAAAAGAAGGTAGTAAAATCATGGGTGAATTATCAGGTTTAGAACTAAAATCAAGTATTATAGGAGAAGTTATTCCAAAGCAAGATAATAAGTTCTTAATAGTAGATTAA
- the selA gene encoding L-seryl-tRNA(Sec) selenium transferase, protein MLKKDLLRKLPKIDQMLSEAVVQEQLKYMPRTIVIESLRKSIDNYRSLILKEQIVQFEDKDILREFLNIVDDVKGSNFKKLINATGVIIHTNLGRSILAKGALDNVINVAQNYSNLEYDLESGKRGSRYSHVEELIKKVTGAEAALVVNNNAAGIMLALNTLCKNKEAIVSRGQLVEIGGSFRIPDVMAFSGASLVEVGTTNRTHLYDYENAVSENTGVFLKVHTSNFKILGFTEGVDLDSLVKLSLEKSVPIIEDIGSGTLIDFSKYGFTYEPMVQESLKRGVDVVTFSGDKMLGGPQAGIIVGKKKYIDKMKSNQLTRALRIDKMTLAALEGTLKYYLDEKEAVDKIPTLNMILSDKDKQKKRAQRLRRKLKNSTHKFEFIVDYDYSMVGGGSMPAERIPTCIIKVKSSEIKPEELETKLRNNKVPIIVRVSNDEVIMDLRTIFDRDFDTIVESFKNI, encoded by the coding sequence ATGTTAAAAAAAGATTTGCTTAGAAAATTGCCTAAAATAGATCAAATGTTAAGTGAAGCTGTTGTACAAGAACAACTGAAGTATATGCCAAGAACAATAGTTATAGAATCACTTAGAAAATCAATTGACAATTACAGAAGCTTGATATTAAAAGAACAAATAGTACAATTTGAAGATAAGGATATATTAAGGGAATTTTTAAATATAGTAGATGATGTTAAAGGAAGCAATTTTAAAAAATTAATAAATGCAACTGGTGTAATAATACATACTAATTTGGGAAGATCAATATTAGCAAAGGGAGCTTTAGATAATGTAATAAATGTGGCACAAAATTATAGTAATTTAGAGTATGATTTAGAAAGTGGTAAAAGGGGATCAAGGTATAGTCATGTAGAGGAACTTATAAAAAAGGTCACTGGAGCAGAAGCTGCTTTGGTAGTAAATAATAATGCAGCTGGAATTATGCTGGCCTTAAATACATTGTGTAAAAATAAAGAAGCAATCGTGTCTCGTGGACAACTCGTTGAAATAGGGGGATCATTTAGAATTCCAGATGTCATGGCTTTTAGCGGAGCTTCTTTAGTGGAAGTTGGAACTACAAATAGAACTCATTTATATGATTATGAAAATGCTGTAAGTGAAAATACTGGAGTTTTTCTAAAGGTGCATACTTCTAATTTTAAAATATTGGGTTTTACAGAAGGTGTTGATTTAGACAGTTTAGTTAAACTAAGTTTGGAAAAGTCGGTTCCAATCATAGAAGACATAGGAAGTGGAACTTTAATTGACTTTTCAAAATATGGTTTTACATATGAACCTATGGTTCAAGAAAGCTTAAAACGTGGAGTTGATGTAGTAACTTTTAGTGGTGATAAAATGCTGGGTGGTCCGCAAGCTGGAATAATAGTTGGAAAGAAAAAATATATAGATAAAATGAAAAGCAATCAATTAACAAGGGCACTTAGAATTGATAAGATGACACTGGCAGCGCTAGAAGGTACCTTGAAGTATTATTTGGATGAAAAAGAAGCAGTGGATAAAATACCAACATTGAATATGATATTAAGTGATAAAGACAAGCAGAAAAAAAGAGCTCAGAGATTGAGAAGAAAGCTTAAAAACAGCACTCACAAATTTGAATTCATAGTAGACTATGACTATTCAATGGTTGGCGGTGGATCAATGCCAGCTGAGAGAATACCTACATGTATTATAAAGGTGAAAAGTAGTGAAATTAAACCTGAAGAGTTAGAAACTAAACTTAGAAATAATAAGGTACCTATAATAGTCAGAGTATCAAATGATGAAGTAATAATGGATTTGAGGACTATATTTGATAGAGATTTTGATACAATCGTAGAATCATTTAAAAATATATAA